A single genomic interval of Gouania willdenowi chromosome 10, fGouWil2.1, whole genome shotgun sequence harbors:
- the pola2 gene encoding DNA polymerase alpha subunit B: MATVTAESVRYELELFDIVCDEDQVLDKLVEQCICQRMLAGEMVTEWYAYSVSNNHLKLTLDALEHFEHEMLNKRVQSKKSLRKEEFQQTRDVHTIQDIIKAEEEEENLLDSYSSPPKGSQKRALTTPEHPQSKRSAALMSSPSLLLSPSSFSPSATPSQKYSHRLGKGEVVVKHGDVQEARWRGPKDPRPQLQLEFLEEPEDSLDSSYKYMFQSLRDIRNVLTEKMEELGECLRSHFNIEEFSPVSLPAQDSITVLGQVCCDGNGKLNAQSLLLEAGPAQGAQRVPVNLSELSEYSLFPGQVLVMEGMNTTGNKLMASKVYEGVPLPFYTSDVEVDADAEPLNVLVACGPYTPSDSLTFDPLLDLISVITRDRPDVCLLLGPFVDSKHEQIEKMQVTETFEAIFNRCIKSIVDGTKSVGCRLVFVPSQRDVHHHFVYPQPPFTLPNLSEDQAQRVTLAPDPCTMLINGVTVGVTSTDILFHLGAEEISCGTGSVRFSRIVKHMLTQRSYYPLYPPVDDVNMDYEKFQSFGRMPFTPDVLIVPSELRYFVKDVEGCVCINPGRLTKGQVGGTYSRMLIQPCSAPSEDGRRVSPCLAAQVVKI; this comes from the exons ATGGCTACAGTAACGGCAGAGAGCGTCAGGTATGAACTAGAACTCTTTGACATCGTCTGTGATGAAGACCAAGTGCTggacaaat TGGTGGAGCAGTGCATTTGTCAGAGGATGCTGGCAGGGGAGATGGTGACTGAGTGGTACGCCTACAGCGTCTCCAACAACCACCTGAAACTCACCTTGGACGCCCTGGAGCACTTTGAACATGAG ATGTTAAACAAGAGGGTTCAATCCAAAAAAAGCCTCAGAAAAGAAGAATTCCAACAGACCAGAGATGTGCACACAATACAAGATAT AATCAaagctgaggaagaggaggagaatcTTCTGGACTCTTATTCTAGTCCACCAAAG GGCTCTCAGAAACGTGCACTAACCACTCCAGAGCATCCCCAGTCCAAGAGGAGTGCAGCTCTGATGTCCAGCCCCAGCCTGCTGCTGTCtccatccagcttctctcccaG TGCGACACCGTCTCAGAAGTACAGCCATCGACTTGGCAAAGGGGAGGTGGTGGTCAAGCACGGAGACGTGCAGGAAGCGCGTTGGCGGGGCCCGAAGGACCCACGCCCCCAGCTGCAGCTGGAGTTCCTGGAAGAACCCGAAGACTCGCTGGACAGCAGCTACAAATACATGTTCCAGAGCCTGAGGGACATCCGCAATG TGTTGACAGAGAAGATGGAGGAGCTCGGAGAATGCCTCAGGTCTCACTTTAACATTGAGGAGTTTTCTCCAGTCTCTCTGCCTGCACAG GACAGCATCACGGTGCTGGGTCAGGTGTGCTGTGATGGTAATGGTAAACTGAATGCACAGTCACTCCTGCTGGAGGCGGGGCCTGCACAAGGCGCTCAGCGGGTGCCTGTGAACCTATCAGAGCTCAGCGAGTATTCTCTGTTTCCTGGTCAG GTGTTGGTGATGGAGGGGATGAACACGACAGGAAACAAACTGATGGCCTCCAAAGTCTATGAG GGTGTTCCTCTGCCTTTTTACACATCTGATGTAGAAGTAGATGCTGATGCAG AACCTCTGAACGTCCTGGTGGCGTGTGGGCCGTACACTCCCTCTGACagcctgacctttgaccctctgCTCGACCTCATCTCTGTCATCACCAGGGACCGTCCTGATGTCTGTCTGCTG CTGGGTCCGTTCGTGGACTCCAAACATGAACAAATCGAG AAAATGCAGGTGACCGAGACGTTTGAGGCCATTTTTAACAGATGCATTAAAAGCATCGTGGACGGCACCAAAAG TGTTGGCTGTCGACTGGTGTTTGTGCCTTCACAGAGAGACGTCCACCATCACTTCGTCTACCCACAGCCACCCTTCACCTTACCAAACCTCAGCGAGGACCAGGCCCAG AGAGTCACTCTGGCTCCTGATCCCTGTACCATGCTCATCAACGGCGTGACCGTCGGTGTGACGTCCACTGACATCCTGTTCCACTTAGGAGCAGAGGAGATCAGCTG TGGAACCGGATCAGTCAGGTTCTCCCGCATCGTGAAGCACATGTTGACCCAAAGGAG CTACTACCCTCTGTACCCACCTGTGGACGATGTGAACATGGACTACGAGAAGTTTCAGTCGTTTGGTCGGATGCCGTTCACACCCGACGTCCTCATCGTCCCGTCAGAGCTGAGATACTTTGTAAAG